A DNA window from Thiopseudomonas alkaliphila contains the following coding sequences:
- the ppc gene encoding phosphoenolpyruvate carboxylase, whose translation MPTIDSRLREHVHLLGDLLGQTIKQAVGAELFDKVERIRLGAKYARRGQAQARQQLTETLDGLTDTELLAVARGFNQFLNLANIADQYHLMRRRHADEAPAFEEQMLGQLLQRLTAKGHDLAELKQQLENLSIELVLTAHPTEVTRRTMIVKYDAIAQQLAALDHSDLTDQERNQALHKLRVLINEIWHTSEIRKHQPTPLDEARWGFAVIERSLWKALPNTLRHVDQVLQVQGAEPLAVTATPLRFASWMGGDRDGNPNVTANITQEVLLWARWIAADLLLKDITKLTAELSMQQANLTLQQHAQGSDEPYRVVLKKLRNQLRYTRTTLQKCIQEQSPIPDDVLSDNQQLLEPLLLCYESLHESGLGLIADGDLLDCIRRAQAFGLFLLRLDIRQDAARHAAALDEITQWLGLGSYLAWDEEQKQAFLRQELANKRPLLAADFEPSADTQEVLDTCKVVAKTPAAALGSYVISMATAPSDVLAVQLLLKEAGLRRFMAVAPLFETEQDLDHAGAVIGQLLALPDYRQQLAGPQEVMIGYSDSAKDAGTTAAAWAQYRAQEELVAVCAKAGVELLLFHGRGGTVGRGGGPAHEAILSQPPGSVAGRFRTTEQGEVIRFKYGLPKVAEQNLNLYLASVLEATVVPPPAPTQAWRDVMERMAADGGEAYRAVVQEAPEFVAYFRQATPEQELGRLPLGSRPAKRRSGGIESLRAIPWIFAWTQTRLMLPAWLGWEEALAKALERGEAATLEEMRDHWPFFRARIDMLEMVLLKADQGIARLYDARLVEPALQGFGEALYAKLEQAVQQVLALTGEEHLLERHPLVRASISIRDTYLDPLHLLQVELLDRSRREHSIEHPEVEQAMLVTVAGIAAGLRNTG comes from the coding sequence ATGCCAACAATTGATTCTCGGTTACGCGAACATGTGCACCTATTGGGTGACTTGCTAGGGCAAACCATTAAGCAAGCAGTGGGTGCCGAACTCTTTGATAAGGTAGAACGCATCCGGCTAGGAGCTAAATATGCACGGCGCGGACAAGCCCAAGCACGGCAACAGTTAACCGAGACCTTAGATGGACTGACCGATACTGAATTATTAGCAGTAGCACGGGGCTTTAACCAATTTTTAAACCTGGCCAATATTGCCGATCAATACCATTTAATGCGTCGTCGGCACGCCGATGAGGCACCGGCTTTTGAAGAGCAAATGCTGGGTCAATTGCTGCAACGGTTAACGGCTAAGGGGCATGATTTAGCTGAGCTAAAGCAACAGTTAGAAAACCTCAGTATTGAACTGGTGCTAACCGCGCATCCAACTGAAGTCACGCGGCGCACTATGATTGTCAAATACGACGCCATTGCCCAGCAGTTAGCTGCCTTGGATCATAGCGATCTAACGGATCAAGAGCGCAATCAAGCTCTGCATAAATTACGGGTATTAATCAACGAAATTTGGCATACCTCAGAAATTCGTAAACATCAGCCCACGCCATTGGATGAAGCCCGCTGGGGCTTTGCGGTAATTGAACGTTCGCTCTGGAAAGCCTTGCCCAATACTTTGCGCCATGTGGATCAGGTGTTGCAGGTGCAAGGTGCTGAGCCCTTAGCAGTGACTGCGACGCCGCTTCGTTTTGCTTCGTGGATGGGCGGCGATCGTGACGGTAACCCTAACGTCACGGCCAATATCACCCAAGAGGTTTTGCTGTGGGCGCGTTGGATTGCGGCGGATTTATTATTAAAAGACATCACTAAGCTCACGGCGGAGCTATCAATGCAGCAGGCCAACTTAACCTTGCAGCAACATGCCCAAGGCAGTGATGAGCCGTATCGCGTGGTGTTAAAAAAACTGCGCAATCAATTGCGTTATACCCGCACCACCTTACAAAAGTGCATTCAAGAGCAAAGCCCGATACCTGACGATGTGCTCAGTGATAACCAGCAGCTGCTGGAGCCTTTACTGTTGTGCTATGAGTCCTTGCATGAATCAGGGTTAGGCTTAATTGCCGATGGTGATTTATTAGACTGCATTCGTCGTGCCCAAGCCTTTGGTTTATTTTTGCTCCGCCTTGATATTCGACAAGATGCGGCGCGGCATGCAGCAGCATTAGATGAAATTACCCAGTGGTTAGGCTTGGGCAGTTATCTGGCGTGGGATGAAGAGCAAAAGCAAGCATTTTTACGTCAAGAACTGGCCAATAAACGGCCGTTACTGGCTGCTGATTTTGAGCCTTCAGCAGATACCCAAGAAGTGTTAGATACTTGCAAGGTGGTGGCTAAGACACCGGCTGCCGCCTTGGGCTCCTATGTGATTTCCATGGCCACCGCGCCGTCCGATGTGCTGGCGGTGCAGTTATTGCTCAAAGAAGCTGGACTGCGGCGCTTTATGGCTGTGGCGCCACTGTTTGAAACCGAGCAAGACCTAGATCATGCGGGGGCTGTGATTGGGCAATTACTGGCTTTACCGGATTACCGTCAGCAGTTAGCTGGGCCGCAAGAAGTGATGATCGGTTATTCAGACTCAGCCAAAGATGCCGGCACAACGGCTGCGGCCTGGGCGCAATATCGCGCCCAAGAAGAGCTGGTGGCGGTGTGTGCCAAAGCGGGAGTGGAGCTGCTGTTATTCCATGGCCGTGGCGGTACCGTAGGTCGTGGCGGTGGACCAGCCCATGAAGCTATTTTATCGCAGCCGCCAGGTTCGGTGGCAGGGCGCTTTAGAACCACCGAGCAAGGCGAAGTAATTCGCTTTAAATATGGCTTGCCTAAGGTGGCCGAGCAAAACTTAAATTTATATTTGGCCTCGGTTTTGGAGGCTACCGTGGTGCCGCCACCGGCCCCAACTCAAGCTTGGCGTGATGTGATGGAGCGAATGGCTGCGGATGGCGGGGAGGCTTATCGCGCAGTAGTGCAAGAGGCGCCAGAGTTTGTGGCGTATTTTCGTCAAGCCACACCAGAGCAAGAACTAGGCCGCTTGCCCTTAGGCAGTCGTCCGGCGAAGCGTCGTTCGGGGGGGATTGAAAGTTTACGCGCTATTCCATGGATCTTTGCCTGGACCCAGACGCGCTTAATGCTGCCGGCATGGCTCGGGTGGGAGGAGGCTTTGGCCAAAGCGCTGGAGCGTGGTGAAGCCGCCACTTTAGAAGAAATGCGTGATCACTGGCCGTTCTTTCGCGCGCGGATTGATATGCTGGAAATGGTGCTGCTAAAAGCGGATCAAGGGATCGCCAGACTATATGACGCCCGTTTAGTCGAGCCCGCGTTGCAAGGCTTTGGTGAAGCACTGTATGCCAAACTTGAGCAAGCCGTGCAGCAAGTATTGGCTTTGACCGGCGAGGAGCATTTGCTTGAGCGCCACCCCTTG